Proteins encoded together in one Jaculus jaculus isolate mJacJac1 chromosome 7, mJacJac1.mat.Y.cur, whole genome shotgun sequence window:
- the Klhl28 gene encoding kelch-like protein 28: MDHTSPTYMLANLTHLHSEQLLQGLNLLRQHHELCDIILRVGDVKIHAHKVVLASISPYFKAMFTGNLSEKENSEVEFQCIDETALQAIVEYAYTGTVFISQDTVESLLPAANLLQIKLVLKECCAFLESQLDPGNCIGISRFAETYGCHDLYLAATKYICQNFEAVCQTEEFFELTHADLDEIVSNDCLNVATEETVFYALESWIKYDVQERQKYLAQLLNSVRLPLLSVKFLTRLYEANHLIRDDRTCKHLLNEALKYHFMPEHRLSHQTVLMTRPRCAPKVLCAVGGKSGLFACLDSVEMYFPQNDSWIGLAPLNIPRYEFGICVLDQKVYVIGGIETNVRPGVTIRKHENSVECWNPDTNTWTSLERMNESRSTLGVVVLAGELYALGGYDGQSYLQSVEKYIPKIRQWHPVAPMTTTRSCFAAAVLDGMIYAIGGYGPAHMNSVERYDPSKDSWEMVASMADKRIHFGVGVMLGFIFVVGGHNGVSHLSSIERYDPHQNQWTVCQPMKEPRTGVGAAVVDNYLYVVGGHSGSSYLNTVQKYDPISDTWLDSAGMIYCRCNFGLTAL, translated from the exons ATGGACCACACATCCCCAACCTACATGCTTGCTAACTTAACCCACTTACATTCTGAACAACTTCTGCAGGGCTTGAATCTTCTTCGTCAGCATCACGAACTCTGTGACATCATTCTTCGTGTAGGTGATGTTAAAATTCATGCTCACAAAGTGGTACTCGCCAGCATCAGCCCATATTTTAAAGCTATGTTCACTGGAAacctttctgaaaaagaaaacagtgaggtTGAGTTTCAGTGCATTGATGAAACTGCCCTCCAGGCCATTGTGGAGTATGCCTACACAGGAACTGTTTTCATTTCTCAGGACACTGTTGAATCTCTCCTTCCAGCAGCAAACCTACTCCAGATAAAACTTGTCCTGAAAGAATGTTGCGCTTTTCTTGAAAGCCAACTTGATCCTGGTAATTGTATTGGAATTTCTCGTTTTGCAGAGACATATGGTTGTCATGACCTGTATTTGGCAGCTACTAAATACATATGTCAGAATTTTGAAGCTGTTTGCCAGACAGAAGAGTTTTTTGAGCTTACACATGCTGATTTGGATGAAATTGTCTCCAATGACTGTTTGAATGTAGCTACCGAAGAGACTGTTTTCTATGCACTAGAGTCTTGGATCAAGTATGATGTACAAGAACGTCAGAAGTACTTAGCCCAGCTTCTGAACAGTGTACGATTACCATTGCTGAGTGTTAAGTTTCTCACTAGGCTATATGAAGCAAATCATCTTATTCGTGATGATCGCACTTGCAAGCATCTTTTGAATGAAGCCCTCAAGTACCACTTCATGCCTGAACATAGACTCTCTCATCAGACAGTATTGATGACGCGACCCCGTTGTGCTCCCAAAGTACTTTGTGCAGTAGGAGGGAAGTCTGGACTCTTTGCCTGTTTGGATAG TGTGGAGATGTACTTCCCTCAGAATGACTCTTGGATTGGTTTGGCGCCTCTAAATATTCCTCGCTATGAATTTGGAATTTGTGTTTTAGATCAGAAAGTGTATGTGATAGGTGGTATTGAAACTAACGTGCGCCCTGGTGTCACGATTCGAAAACATGAAAACTCAGTAGAATGCTGGAATCCTGATACAAATACTTGGACTTCtctagaaagaatgaatgagagccGAAGTACCCTTGGAGTAGTAGTACTTGCAGGAGAACTTTATGCTttagggggatatgatggacagtctTACTTGCAATCTGTTGAGAAATATATCCCCAAAATAAGACAATGGCATCCTGTAGCACCGATGACTACCACAAGAAGTTGTTTTGCTGCAGCTGTTTTGGATGGGATGATATATGCCATCGGTGGGTATGGTCCTGCACACATGAACAG TGTGGAGCGTTATGACCCAAGTAAGGATTCCTGGGAGATGGTTGCATCCATGGCAGATAAAAGGATTCACTTTGGCGTGGGAGTTATGCTGGGCTTTATTTTTGTGGTAGGTGGGCATAATGGTGTCTCACATTTATCAAGCATTGAAAGATATGACCCTCATCAAAATCAGTGGACAGTGTGTCAACCAATGAAAGAACCCAGAACAG GAGTTGGTGCTGCTGTTGTCGATAATTACCTTTATGTAGTCGGGGGTCACTCGGGGTCTTCCTACCTGAACACAGTACAGAAGTACGACCCTATCTCAGACACATGGCTGGACTCAGCAGGCATGATATATTGTCGCTGCAATTTTGGATTAACTGCACTTTGA